From the genome of Geoanaerobacter pelophilus:
TTTGGCAGCTTCTTAACCGCCTCGTCAGCCTTGTTCCTTAATGATGAGGCAGTCAACCCCACTTTTTGCAGGAGCGCAGGAACCAACCCACCCTCCTGATCCATGAGGGCCAGAAAAAGATGCTCCGGCTCTATCGCTCCGTTGCCGTTTGAAGCTGCTTTTTCATGAGCAGCTGAAAGGGCCTCCTGGGTTTTTATGGTCATCTTTTCCGGTCTGATCATGGTTTAACTCCTTTCCTCATGACTGAAACATAATAGCGGACAGTCCGGGTGTCAAGGCTTGCCCGGTTGCCTCTGTCCAACTTTGGCACACTGGCTGCGGATATAGCAAAAGGCCTTTGAATTGAATTAGTTTCAACCGGAGGCCGGAATTGCTGTTCAATATCCGAACAGTGGCCGAAGCGGCTAAGAGAAATATAGTTAATAAATTTGAGGTGTTATGCAAAATTGTATGTGGCATGATTTTCGGAAATGTCTCCGTATGTACTGACAGTAAAACGGAGGCATCCCATGAAAAAGCTTGCGATATGTATATTAGGGTGTGTGGTCTTGACAGGGTGCAGCGAACTTCAGGTGATCGGTAAGGCAACGCTCAGGGAGTTTGCCGCAGATACAATTAGCGTTGAAACCGAACGATATAAGGCACGACCGGCTAAAAAGCACAACGATTCGCAGACTCTTGTGGCAAAGGCATCGATGCTTGATGGGAAACTTGCTAAAGCTGAGCGTAAGGAGCTTTGGCGGAATAACTAAGATTTAACAGGATATCGCTTTTTTACGGCTGCAGCGAGTTATCGTTGCAGCCGTTTTTATTGTGGCGCGGCCTTTGGGGGATACTCGGCCATTGCTCCGATTGGGCACTCGGTAATGCACCGTCCGCATAATGAGCACCGCTCGGGAAACTTTACCCAGGCCACCTTGCGGCTGCCGATAGTGTCAAGGGTGATCAGCCTGGAACTGCAGGCGCTAACGCACCTGCCGCAACCGGTGCATCGCGATGTATCAACAATTATGGAGCGTTTGCCATCTTTCATTTTTGGCTGCTGAATTTCAGTTCCATCTGGACCCAGGGGGACCTGAGATCTTTAGGGAGAGGCGAGTAGCTTGGGCAGGATGCAATCAGCGCATGGCACGGTTGCTTGCAGCGCTTGCGGCATGATACGCAGAGTGGATTTAATTCAGCCGGTGGACTCTTCATTGTTTGGATAGTGGTCACGAGGGGGCCATGAGGCCCCCTCAAGCAAGTTCAGCCAAGTTTTTGGATCCAGCCGAAAGGATCAGCAATCTTTCCGTACTGGATGCCAGTGAGTGTGTCATACAACCTCTGGGTGAGGCTGCCAACTCCGCCGTTACCAACGTCAACGGACTCATTCTTATAGCACAAAGATCCGACAGGGGTAATGACTGCGGCGGTGCCGCTGCCGAAAGCCTCTTTTATCTTTCCGGAACGGATATCTGCCATCAGCTCGTTTACGTCGATCGGCCGCTCCTCTACCGAAAATCCAAGCTTGTCGGACAATTTAAGGACCGAGTCGCGGGTGATGCCGTTAAGTATCGATCCTGCCAGCGGCGCGGTAACCACTTTATCGGCGTAGGCGAAGAACATGTTCATTGCGCCGACCTCTTCAATATAGCGTTTGTTTACGCCATCGAGCCAGAGTACCTGGTCATATCCCTTTTTCTTGGCTTCGAGCCCTGCTTTCAGCGAACTGGCATAGTTGCCACCGGTTTTGGCTTCGCCGGTACCACCAGGCACGGCGCGGACATAGCTATCTTCCACCATGATTTTTATCGGATTAAACCCGGATGCGTAGTACGCACCAACTGGCGAGAGAATGACGTAGAAGTAGTAATGGTCGGACGGCTTGACCCCGAGCACCGGCTCCACTGCCATCATGGTTGGCCTGATGTAGAGTGACGTGCCTTCTGCGCTTGGTATCCAGTCCCGCTCCAGGCTTACCAGCTGCTTGACCCCTTCAAGGAAAAGCTCTTCCGGGACTTCAGGCATACAGAGACGGTCCGCCGAAATATTAAATCTGCGGGCGTTCATTTCCGGCCTGAAGAGGGCTATAGAGCCATCCTGCCATTTGTAAGCCTTCAGACCTTCGAAGATCTCCTGTGCGTAATGAAAGACCAGTGCTGCGGGGTCAAGCGAGAACGGACCATATGGTTGGACCCGGGCATCCACCCAGCCCTGATTGACTTTCCATTCAGCAATAAACATCCGGTCAGTAAAGATCTTGCCGAAACCGAGCTTAGACTCATCGGTGAATTTGCTCTTTTTGCTCTCCTCGGGAAGCGGGAGTACCTTGATATCCATGGCTGTATCCTCCGTTGGTAGTTTATAACCGTTTATCATACCGTCAGTTTTGCAGCAAGGGTTTTTGCAGCAGAGACACTGGCCATTATATTTTAATGTGAGAAACTGTCAGTATTTTCTGCTTATAATAATCGCATAATGCAATATAATCCCGTATACATTAACCTGTTAGTGCACGACGCTATTTACGGAAAATTAATTACTGTGAAAATGCCAAAAGCATCACCATTACGCCAGCTCAATATTATTGTTGTCGAAGATGATCCTGAGCTGAAGGACATCCTGGTTTCCGGGTTGCGCTTTTTCGGCCATGCTGTCCGTGGCGCCGCAAGCGGAAGAGAGCTGGATGCTGAACTGGCCATTGCCTCCCCGGATATCGTGATTCTGGACCTGGGATTACCGGACGAGGACGGCATCAAGATCTCAACTCGTTTGCGTAGCGCATGCAACTGCGGAATTGTAATTATAACGGCCAGAGGCAAACTGGACGAACGCGTTAAGGGTCTTGACTCTGGCGCTGATCTCTATTATGTCAAACCGGTTGATATCCGTGAGCTTGACGCGGCACTGCGCAGCCTTGCCAGGCGTATATTCAGGGCAGATCGAGCTCTTTGGCGCTTTGAACCCCTGATCTCCAAACTTACAACGCCTCGGGGAATAGAGGTGCTGCTGACTGCCCACGAGTGCATTCTGATGCGGCAGCTGCTTGCCACGCCGGGTGAGAATGTGCCGCGCCGGGAGATTTTTGAGGCTCTCAGACAGCCCGATGACCTTTATGCCGACAAGCGTCTCGAAACCATGATCAGCCGCTTGCGGGCAAAGCTGCGCACCGTTGACCCCGAATCGGCACTGCCGGTGCGCGCCCGGCACAATCTCGGTTACGCATTCCTTGCCGAAGTCGAGACGGTTTGAAATGAGCCCTCATCGCCGAAAAACCGACTCAGATGTCATGTTCAGGGACATTCTCGCACTGATGGACTTCATGCCGGTTGGCATACGGTGGGTGAATCGGCAGGGGGCCTGCGAGTATCTCAACAAGACATTTGTCGAAATGTTCGGTTATTCCCTGGAGGAAATCAGGTCAATCGATGACTGGTTTACCAAGGCATATCCGGACCCCGGTTACCGGCAAGAAATAACCTCGTGGTATTCGGAAAAAATCCCCCGGTTGGTCCGCGGCACAACCCCATCTCCATTCAAGGCAAAAGTTACCTGCAAGGACGGTGCGGTCAAACACGTCATCGTCAGTGCTCACATCGCTTTGGGCCGGATAATCGGCATCTACACCGATATTACCGAACATGCAAAGGCAGCAGAGCTGCAGCTGGAAATAGAAAAGATGTTCCGGCTGACATTTGAAGGGGCTGTTGATGCCATCTTCTGGGTCAATGCCGAGTCAGGCATCCTGGTCAATTGCAACCGTGCGGCTGAGGAGATGCTGGAAGCACCCCGCAATGAGATCATTGGTCAACATTTTACCTCCCTGCATCCTCTCGATAGTACGGAACAGGTGGCCTCTCTGTTTGCGCAGGCAACAAGCTTAACTGAACCACAGGGGGATATGGAAGCTGAGGTGGTCAGCCGGAGCGGCAAGGTAATTCCGGTGCTGATCAGAAGCTCACTGACGAAAATTGGTGATACCAATGTCGTGCAAGGGGTTTTTATTGATATTTCTGAGCGGAAGCGTGCTGAACGGGCGTTGATCGATACCTGCAACCTCATGCAAAAAACCCTGTCAAGCCTCAACGAGACGGTGTTCATTGTCGAAACCGGCACCAGGAAGATCCTTGATTGCAATATTACGGTTGAGAAAATGTTTGGCTACCCCCGGGCAGAGGTGATCGGCAAGTATACCCCAATGCTCCACATTTCTGAGGAGATGTCGCGTATCTTCGGTGAAGAGATGCAGAAGGGGTATCGGGAAAAGGGGTACTTCGAAACCGAATTCAGCATGAGGCGCAAAGACGGCACCACCTTCTTTTCCGAGCATTGCGTCACGCCGATCCGCGACGAAACCGGTGCTTATGTAAGCCATGTCTGCGTGGTACGTGATATTTCCAGGCGGAAGCAGTCAGAGGAAGCCCTGCGCAAGAGCGAAGCACGTTATCGGGCGATGATAGACGCCTTTGACGGTTTAATCTATATCTGTTCCCAGGAACGCCGGATTGAGTTTATGAACCGGCAGATGATTGAACGAATAGGGCATGATGCCACCGGAGAGCTTTGTTACCAGGCCCTTCACAATTTCGAGGCGGTCTGTCCCTGGTGTGTCAACGAGCGGGTTTTCAATGGCGAAAATGTCCAATGGGAGATCCAGAGTTCCAAGGATGGCCGTTGGTATCACATCTCAAACGTGCCGATTCGCAATGCCGATGGGATCATGTCAAAGCAGGTGATGATCACCGACATAACAGCCAGTAAGCAGGCGGAACAGGACCGGGTAGCCCTGGAAGCCCAGAGAATGATGAACGAAGAGCAGCGGCAGTTCCTTGGCCTGGTGTCTCACGAGATCCGCACTCCGCTGGCCGTAATAGACGGCGCTGCGCAGTTGATACTTCTCAGTGCTCCCCCCGATTCTCCCTGCTCTTCACAGGCGGAGCGAATTCGGGGCGGCGCTGCGCGGCTGAGCAACCTTATCGACAGCTGCCTCACCGACGAACGGCTTGCCTCCGGTGGCTGGTCTCCGGATATGTGCCTGCACGACATCGGCCTGATTGTCAAAAATGCTGCTAACCATGCCCAGGCTGCTACCCGTATCCATCAGATAAATGTCTCTCTTGCCGAACTCCCTGACCAGTTTACCTGTGACGCCATGCTGACCAAGGTCATGATCGATAACTTGCTCGACAATGCCGTAAAATACTCGCCCAAAGGTGGAGAAATAAGACTCCGAGCTTATGGGCTGGGCAATGACGGCATTTGCATCGAGGTTTCCGACGAGGGGATTGGCATCCCTCCTGACCAGCTCGAACGGATATTCAAAAGATTTTACCGCACGTGGCAGGTTTCAGGCGTTGTCGGCGCCGGACTTGGGCTGCACCTCGTCAGGAAGATCGCTGAAATCCACGGTGGCACGGCTACCTGTACCAGCATCCTCGGCACCGGCTCCTCCTTTTCCGTTTTTCTTAATCCTCCGATGTAATTCAATCTCTGCCATTTCCCCCAGCAAATCAATCACCTCATACATCTTTGCAGTTACCTCGTAAGGTGTGGTCAGGACATGTAAGAAAATGTAATTAGTTATATTTAATTACAGTGATACCCTTGGTCTGACAGGCCTGACTAGAGAGTTATGTGGAGACCTGATCCTTAACCTGTTGGGGGATTTGCATGTT
Proteins encoded in this window:
- a CDS encoding ATP-binding protein produces the protein MKDGKRSIIVDTSRCTGCGRCVSACSSRLITLDTIGSRKVAWVKFPERCSLCGRCITECPIGAMAEYPPKAAPQ
- a CDS encoding branched-chain amino acid aminotransferase — its product is MDIKVLPLPEESKKSKFTDESKLGFGKIFTDRMFIAEWKVNQGWVDARVQPYGPFSLDPAALVFHYAQEIFEGLKAYKWQDGSIALFRPEMNARRFNISADRLCMPEVPEELFLEGVKQLVSLERDWIPSAEGTSLYIRPTMMAVEPVLGVKPSDHYYFYVILSPVGAYYASGFNPIKIMVEDSYVRAVPGGTGEAKTGGNYASSLKAGLEAKKKGYDQVLWLDGVNKRYIEEVGAMNMFFAYADKVVTAPLAGSILNGITRDSVLKLSDKLGFSVEERPIDVNELMADIRSGKIKEAFGSGTAAVITPVGSLCYKNESVDVGNGGVGSLTQRLYDTLTGIQYGKIADPFGWIQKLG
- a CDS encoding response regulator transcription factor, translating into MPKASPLRQLNIIVVEDDPELKDILVSGLRFFGHAVRGAASGRELDAELAIASPDIVILDLGLPDEDGIKISTRLRSACNCGIVIITARGKLDERVKGLDSGADLYYVKPVDIRELDAALRSLARRIFRADRALWRFEPLISKLTTPRGIEVLLTAHECILMRQLLATPGENVPRREIFEALRQPDDLYADKRLETMISRLRAKLRTVDPESALPVRARHNLGYAFLAEVETV
- a CDS encoding PAS domain-containing sensor histidine kinase, which gives rise to MSPHRRKTDSDVMFRDILALMDFMPVGIRWVNRQGACEYLNKTFVEMFGYSLEEIRSIDDWFTKAYPDPGYRQEITSWYSEKIPRLVRGTTPSPFKAKVTCKDGAVKHVIVSAHIALGRIIGIYTDITEHAKAAELQLEIEKMFRLTFEGAVDAIFWVNAESGILVNCNRAAEEMLEAPRNEIIGQHFTSLHPLDSTEQVASLFAQATSLTEPQGDMEAEVVSRSGKVIPVLIRSSLTKIGDTNVVQGVFIDISERKRAERALIDTCNLMQKTLSSLNETVFIVETGTRKILDCNITVEKMFGYPRAEVIGKYTPMLHISEEMSRIFGEEMQKGYREKGYFETEFSMRRKDGTTFFSEHCVTPIRDETGAYVSHVCVVRDISRRKQSEEALRKSEARYRAMIDAFDGLIYICSQERRIEFMNRQMIERIGHDATGELCYQALHNFEAVCPWCVNERVFNGENVQWEIQSSKDGRWYHISNVPIRNADGIMSKQVMITDITASKQAEQDRVALEAQRMMNEEQRQFLGLVSHEIRTPLAVIDGAAQLILLSAPPDSPCSSQAERIRGGAARLSNLIDSCLTDERLASGGWSPDMCLHDIGLIVKNAANHAQAATRIHQINVSLAELPDQFTCDAMLTKVMIDNLLDNAVKYSPKGGEIRLRAYGLGNDGICIEVSDEGIGIPPDQLERIFKRFYRTWQVSGVVGAGLGLHLVRKIAEIHGGTATCTSILGTGSSFSVFLNPPM